In the Sphingomonas sp. LM7 genome, one interval contains:
- a CDS encoding pilus assembly protein CpaE gives MNAPFNPSRTGHREPFIAFVCDETTAEALRPIAVELGWSPEKVNKGGLRNAVQTLSVSASPQVLFVDLSESGDPLNDINALAEVCEPGTIVIASGQVNDVRLYRDLVASGIHDYLLKPLNPDALRDTFAQAQVALNAPKQAETGSDVPHCAVAVIGTRGGCGASTIATSLAWLLSDKHTRTTALLDLDVHFGTGALALDLEPGRGLTDAIENPSRIDGLFIERAMVKASERLAVLSAEAPINAPVLTDGAAFYQLQEEMRSAFECTVVDLPRNMLVNHPHLITDVQVAVLVTELTLAAARDAIRILSWFKSNAPQTQVIVVANKVQPQALLEISRKDFEGSIERKIDVLIPFEPKVAAQAAKLGKPLAEAGKSAKSLAPLGELATRITAITDSGERDDKLAKPAKGSKGSSLLDKIRVKMPSKAKK, from the coding sequence GTGAACGCGCCCTTCAATCCCTCGCGCACCGGCCATCGCGAGCCGTTCATCGCATTCGTCTGCGACGAGACGACGGCCGAGGCGCTGCGCCCGATCGCCGTCGAGCTCGGCTGGTCGCCCGAGAAGGTCAACAAGGGCGGGCTGCGCAACGCGGTCCAGACCCTGTCGGTCTCGGCGAGCCCGCAGGTACTGTTCGTCGACCTCTCCGAATCGGGCGATCCGCTCAACGACATCAACGCACTCGCCGAAGTCTGCGAACCCGGCACGATCGTGATCGCGTCGGGCCAGGTCAACGATGTGCGCCTGTACCGCGACCTCGTCGCGAGCGGGATCCACGATTACCTGCTCAAGCCGCTCAACCCCGACGCGCTGCGCGACACCTTCGCCCAGGCGCAGGTCGCGCTCAATGCGCCCAAGCAGGCCGAAACGGGCAGCGACGTGCCGCATTGCGCCGTCGCAGTGATCGGCACGCGCGGCGGCTGCGGCGCTTCGACGATCGCCACTTCGCTCGCCTGGCTGCTCAGCGACAAGCATACGCGCACCACTGCGCTGCTCGACCTCGACGTCCATTTCGGCACCGGCGCGCTCGCGCTCGACCTCGAGCCTGGCCGCGGCCTGACCGACGCGATCGAGAATCCGAGCCGCATCGACGGGCTGTTCATCGAACGCGCCATGGTCAAGGCGTCCGAGCGCCTCGCGGTGCTTTCGGCCGAAGCCCCGATCAACGCACCCGTGCTGACCGACGGCGCCGCCTTCTACCAGCTGCAGGAAGAGATGCGCAGTGCGTTCGAATGCACCGTCGTCGATCTGCCGCGCAACATGCTGGTCAACCATCCGCATCTGATCACCGACGTGCAGGTCGCGGTGCTGGTGACCGAGCTCACGCTCGCCGCCGCGCGCGATGCGATCCGCATCCTCAGCTGGTTCAAGTCGAACGCGCCGCAGACTCAGGTCATCGTCGTCGCCAACAAGGTCCAGCCGCAAGCGCTGCTTGAGATCAGCCGCAAGGATTTCGAAGGCTCGATCGAGCGCAAGATCGACGTACTGATCCCGTTCGAGCCGAAGGTCGCCGCACAGGCGGCCAAGCTCGGCAAGCCGCTCGCCGAAGCCGGCAAGTCGGCCAAGTCGCTGGCGCCCCTCGGCGAACTGGCGACGCGGATCACTGCGATCACCGATTCGGGCGAGCGCGACGACAAGCTGGCCAAACCGGCCAAGGGATCGAAGGGCAGCTCGCTGCTCGACAAGATCAGGGTCAAGATGCCGTCAAAGGCAAAGAAGTAA
- a CDS encoding type II secretion system F family protein, with protein sequence MELLPVLMLGGGTFLVLSLMVLAFSGPSVARASARRLTGVRERHAGAGGSVAMEAQIRRVTSKGASGMDLAASRFLPNPALLQKRLNMTGKNWTLSQYGLITLGLILVPGGLLLLQGAPIWLALFLGLFVGVGLPHKVVSFFIKWRINKFTNNFPDAIDLLVRGLRSGLPITETMGVVGQEVRGPVGEEFRAVSDKMKIGRTLDAALQETADRLGTPEFQFFVITIAIQRETGGNLAETLANLAEVLRKRAQMKLKIKAMSSESKASALIVGSLPFIVFSLVWFINNNYMMNFFKDERLMVAGGGGLIWMGLGAFIMAKMVNFEI encoded by the coding sequence GTGGAATTGCTGCCGGTTTTGATGCTTGGTGGAGGCACCTTCCTGGTGCTCTCGCTGATGGTGCTTGCCTTTTCGGGGCCATCGGTGGCGCGCGCGAGCGCCCGCCGCCTCACCGGCGTGCGCGAGCGCCACGCCGGCGCCGGCGGTTCGGTGGCAATGGAAGCCCAGATCCGCCGCGTCACGTCCAAGGGCGCGAGCGGCATGGATCTCGCCGCCTCGCGCTTTCTGCCCAACCCCGCGCTGCTCCAGAAGCGCCTCAACATGACCGGCAAGAACTGGACGTTGAGCCAGTACGGCCTGATCACGCTCGGCCTTATCCTCGTCCCGGGCGGGCTGCTGTTGCTGCAGGGCGCGCCGATCTGGCTGGCGCTGTTCCTCGGTCTGTTCGTCGGCGTAGGCCTGCCGCACAAGGTGGTGAGCTTCTTCATCAAGTGGCGCATCAACAAGTTCACGAACAATTTCCCCGATGCGATCGACTTGCTCGTCCGCGGCCTGCGCTCGGGCCTGCCGATCACCGAGACCATGGGCGTCGTCGGCCAGGAAGTCCGCGGGCCGGTCGGCGAGGAATTCCGCGCCGTATCCGACAAGATGAAGATCGGCCGCACACTCGACGCCGCGCTGCAGGAAACTGCGGACCGGCTCGGCACGCCTGAATTCCAGTTCTTCGTGATCACCATCGCGATCCAGCGCGAGACGGGCGGCAACCTTGCCGAGACCCTCGCCAACCTGGCCGAAGTGCTACGCAAGCGCGCGCAGATGAAGCTCAAGATCAAAGCCATGTCTTCGGAGTCGAAGGCTTCCGCGCTCATCGTCGGTTCGCTGCCGTTCATCGTGTTCAGCCTCGTCTGGTTCATCAACAACAATTACATGATGAACTTCTTCAAGGACGAGCGGCTGATGGTCGCCGGCGGCGGCGGGCTTATCTGGATGGGGCTCGGTGCCTTCATCATGGCCAAGATGGTCAATTTCGAGATCTGA
- the ppdK gene encoding pyruvate, phosphate dikinase gives MTQYVYRFGGGVSDGGNGDKNLLGGKGANLDGMAGIGLPVPPGFTISTPVCALYYEEGETFPDSLKAEVATGVAHIEGITDKKFGDPADPLLVSVRSGARVSMPGMMDTVLNLGLNDQTVVGLAQVSGDDRFAWDSYRRFIQMYSDVVLGLDHGRFEEALEIAKEDNGFSLDTELTAGDWQKLVAEYKAIVVELWDGKPFPQDVHDQLWGAIGAVFGSWQSERAKVYRRLNDIPGDWGTAVNVQAMVFGNMGETSATGVAFTRDPAKGDNAYYGEFLINAQGEDVVAGIRTPQYLTRAAREAAGAKPASMEEAMPEVYAQLAEVFETLETHYRDMQDIEFTVERGKLWMLQTRSGKRTAKAALKIAVDMANEGLITQEEAILRVDPQALDQLLHPTLDPKAARDVLTKGLPASPGAASGTAVFDSDTAEKRAAAGDSVILVRVETSPEDIHGMHAARGILTARGGMTSHAAVVARGMGRPCVSGAGTLAIVAKEKLFRVGGREVREGDTITIDGTTGEVMFGAVPTVQPELSGDFGTLMEWADAKRRLKVRANAETPLDCRTAREFGAEGIGLCRTEHMFFEQSRITAVRQMILASDEKGRRAALDKLLPEQRSDFVEIFEVMAGLPCTIRLLDPPLHEFLPHEEAEFEEVAKAANIDVETLRRRAAELHEFNPMLGHRGCRLGVTYPEIYEMQARAIFEAAIEVAEKSGAAPIPEVMIPLVATRRELELMKIVVDKAAQAVFAEKGRTIEYLVGTMIELPRAALRAGDIAEVGEFFSFGTNDLTQTTLGVSRDDAARFLTTYVEKGIYARDPFVSLDVEGVGELISLAAERGRATRPEIKLGICGEHGGDPASIAFCEATKLDYVSASPYRVPIARLAAAQAALKA, from the coding sequence ATGACGCAGTACGTGTACCGCTTCGGCGGCGGGGTTTCGGACGGCGGCAACGGCGACAAGAATCTGCTCGGCGGCAAGGGCGCCAATCTCGATGGCATGGCGGGCATCGGCCTGCCGGTACCTCCCGGCTTCACGATCAGCACGCCGGTCTGCGCGCTCTATTACGAGGAAGGCGAGACCTTCCCCGATAGCCTCAAGGCTGAAGTCGCCACCGGCGTTGCGCATATCGAAGGCATCACCGACAAGAAGTTCGGCGATCCGGCGGACCCGCTGCTCGTCTCGGTCCGCTCGGGCGCGCGCGTATCGATGCCCGGCATGATGGATACCGTGCTCAACCTCGGCCTCAACGACCAGACCGTGGTCGGGCTCGCGCAGGTCAGCGGCGACGACCGCTTCGCCTGGGACAGCTATCGTCGCTTCATCCAGATGTATTCGGACGTCGTCCTCGGGCTCGATCACGGCCGCTTCGAGGAAGCGCTGGAGATCGCCAAGGAAGATAACGGCTTCAGCCTCGACACCGAGCTGACCGCCGGCGACTGGCAGAAGCTCGTCGCCGAGTACAAGGCGATCGTCGTCGAGCTGTGGGACGGCAAGCCCTTCCCGCAGGACGTCCATGACCAGCTCTGGGGCGCGATCGGGGCGGTGTTCGGATCGTGGCAGTCCGAGCGCGCCAAGGTCTATCGCCGCCTCAACGACATCCCCGGCGACTGGGGCACCGCAGTCAACGTCCAGGCGATGGTGTTCGGCAATATGGGCGAAACGAGCGCCACCGGCGTCGCGTTCACCCGCGATCCGGCCAAGGGTGACAACGCCTATTATGGCGAGTTCCTGATCAACGCGCAGGGCGAGGACGTCGTCGCCGGCATCCGCACCCCGCAATATCTGACCAGGGCCGCGCGCGAGGCAGCCGGCGCCAAGCCCGCGTCGATGGAAGAGGCGATGCCCGAGGTGTACGCCCAGCTCGCCGAGGTCTTCGAGACGCTGGAGACGCATTACCGCGACATGCAGGACATCGAGTTCACCGTTGAGCGCGGCAAGCTCTGGATGCTCCAGACCCGCAGCGGCAAGCGAACCGCCAAGGCCGCCCTCAAGATCGCCGTCGATATGGCCAACGAAGGGCTGATCACTCAGGAAGAGGCGATCCTGCGCGTCGATCCGCAGGCGCTCGATCAGCTTCTCCACCCGACGCTGGATCCCAAGGCGGCGCGCGACGTGCTGACCAAGGGCCTGCCGGCGTCGCCGGGTGCGGCCTCGGGCACTGCCGTGTTCGACAGCGACACTGCCGAAAAGCGCGCGGCTGCGGGCGATTCGGTGATCCTCGTCCGCGTCGAGACCAGCCCTGAGGACATTCACGGCATGCATGCCGCCCGGGGCATCCTCACCGCGCGCGGCGGCATGACCAGCCACGCCGCGGTGGTCGCGCGCGGCATGGGGCGTCCCTGCGTCTCGGGCGCCGGCACGCTCGCGATCGTCGCCAAGGAAAAGCTGTTCCGCGTCGGCGGGCGCGAGGTGCGCGAAGGCGATACGATCACCATCGACGGCACCACCGGCGAAGTGATGTTCGGCGCCGTGCCGACCGTCCAGCCCGAGCTGTCGGGCGATTTCGGCACGCTTATGGAATGGGCCGACGCCAAGCGCCGTCTGAAGGTGCGCGCCAATGCCGAGACGCCGCTCGATTGCCGCACTGCGCGTGAGTTCGGCGCCGAGGGCATCGGGCTGTGCCGCACCGAACATATGTTCTTCGAACAGTCGCGGATCACTGCGGTGCGCCAGATGATCCTCGCCTCGGACGAGAAGGGGCGCCGCGCCGCGCTCGACAAGCTGCTGCCCGAGCAGCGCAGCGATTTCGTCGAGATCTTCGAAGTGATGGCGGGTCTGCCCTGCACGATCCGCCTGCTCGATCCGCCGCTCCACGAATTCCTGCCGCATGAAGAGGCCGAGTTCGAGGAAGTCGCCAAGGCCGCCAACATCGACGTCGAGACATTGCGCCGCCGCGCCGCGGAACTGCACGAATTCAATCCGATGCTCGGCCATCGCGGTTGCCGCCTCGGCGTGACCTATCCCGAGATCTACGAGATGCAGGCCCGCGCGATCTTCGAGGCGGCGATCGAAGTCGCCGAGAAGTCGGGCGCGGCGCCGATCCCCGAAGTGATGATCCCGCTGGTCGCCACGCGCCGCGAGCTCGAGCTGATGAAGATCGTCGTCGACAAGGCGGCGCAGGCGGTGTTCGCCGAGAAGGGCCGGACGATCGAATACCTTGTCGGCACCATGATCGAGCTACCCCGCGCCGCGCTGCGTGCGGGCGATATCGCCGAGGTCGGCGAGTTCTTCAGCTTCGGCACCAACGATCTCACCCAGACGACTTTGGGCGTCAGCCGCGACGACGCCGCGCGCTTCCTGACCACCTATGTCGAGAAGGGCATCTATGCCCGCGATCCGTTCGTCAGTCTCGATGTCGAGGGCGTCGGCGAGCTGATCAGCCTCGCCGCCGAGCGGGGCAGGGCGACGCGGCCCGAGATCAAGCTGGGCATCTGCGGTGAACATGGCGGCGACCCTGCCTCGATCGCCTTCTGCGAGGCGACCAAGCTCGATTACGTCTCGGCCTCGCCGTACCGCGTGCCGATCGCGCGGCTGGCGGCGGCACAGGCAGCGCTAAAGGCCTGA
- a CDS encoding type II secretion system F family protein translates to MMTEGPTLLGVDVLWVATFLSAIAATAVVFAIYTATTVRDPMAKRVKALNDRREQLKAGITASTSKRRAKLVQKNETTDRIRSLLSSMKVLQESQIKVAQTKLLQAGIRSKEWAVAVIFGRLVLPIVIGGPILYMVYGTDMFLEWSPMKKYGLVAISFILSYKAPDIYLKNKITKRSHAIRKGLPDALDLLVICAEAGLTVDAAFARVSKELGKAYPELGEEFSLTGIELGFLTDRRQAFENLAHRINLEAVRGVVTTMIQTEKYGTPLASALRVLSAEFRNERMMRAEEKAARLPAIMTIPLILFILPVLFIVILGPAACSINDALMT, encoded by the coding sequence ATGATGACCGAAGGACCCACTCTCCTCGGCGTCGACGTCCTCTGGGTCGCGACGTTCCTCAGCGCCATCGCCGCCACCGCGGTCGTGTTCGCGATCTACACCGCGACCACGGTGCGCGATCCGATGGCCAAGCGCGTCAAGGCGCTCAACGATCGCCGCGAACAGCTCAAGGCGGGCATCACCGCCTCGACGTCGAAGCGCCGCGCCAAGCTTGTCCAGAAGAACGAGACCACCGATCGCATCCGCTCGCTGCTCTCTTCGATGAAGGTGCTGCAGGAGAGCCAGATCAAGGTCGCCCAGACCAAGCTGCTTCAGGCGGGCATCCGCTCGAAGGAATGGGCGGTCGCAGTGATTTTCGGCCGGCTGGTGCTCCCGATCGTGATCGGCGGGCCGATCCTGTACATGGTCTACGGCACCGACATGTTCCTCGAATGGAGCCCGATGAAGAAGTACGGCCTCGTCGCCATCAGCTTCATCCTGAGCTACAAGGCGCCGGACATCTATCTCAAGAACAAGATCACCAAGCGCAGCCATGCGATCCGCAAGGGCCTTCCCGACGCGCTCGACCTGCTGGTGATCTGCGCCGAGGCCGGCTTGACCGTCGATGCCGCCTTCGCCCGCGTCTCCAAGGAATTGGGCAAGGCCTATCCCGAGCTGGGTGAGGAATTCTCGCTGACCGGGATCGAACTGGGCTTCCTCACCGATCGCCGCCAGGCGTTCGAGAACCTTGCGCATCGCATCAATCTTGAAGCGGTCCGCGGCGTCGTCACGACGATGATCCAGACCGAGAAATACGGCACCCCGCTCGCCTCGGCGCTGCGCGTGCTGTCGGCCGAATTCCGCAACGAGCGCATGATGCGCGCCGAGGAAAAGGCCGCGCGGTTGCCCGCGATCATGACCATTCCGCTGATCTTGTTCATCTTGCCGGTGCTGTTCATCGTGATCCTCGGGCCCGCGGCCTGCTCGATCAACGACGCACTGATGACCTGA
- a CDS encoding CpaD family pilus assembly protein, translating into MLSRFTPLLLVPAVLLSACGTYNGGVESIHQPVVERNDYVFDVQTAGYALAPGESQRLAGWLESMGLRYGDRIAIDDGGTPNGGRDEITALANNYGILLADQAPVTVGQIAPGTLRVVVTRMTASVPSCPDFSRQYTPDWSQSTSSNYGCATNSNLAAMIADPADLVRGASGSSLTDPATGSKAINALRGAKPSGNGGTEVKSGGIK; encoded by the coding sequence ATGTTGTCGCGCTTCACTCCCCTCCTCCTGGTCCCGGCCGTGCTGCTGAGCGCGTGCGGAACCTATAATGGCGGCGTCGAATCGATCCACCAGCCGGTGGTCGAGCGGAACGACTATGTCTTCGACGTCCAGACCGCGGGCTACGCCCTCGCACCCGGCGAAAGCCAGCGGCTTGCCGGCTGGCTCGAATCGATGGGCCTGCGCTACGGCGACCGCATCGCGATCGACGATGGTGGCACTCCCAATGGCGGGCGTGACGAGATCACCGCCCTCGCCAACAACTACGGTATCCTGCTCGCCGATCAGGCACCGGTGACCGTCGGCCAGATCGCACCGGGCACCCTGCGCGTGGTCGTCACGCGGATGACCGCCAGCGTGCCGAGCTGCCCCGACTTCTCGCGCCAATACACGCCCGACTGGTCGCAGAGCACCAGCTCCAACTATGGCTGCGCGACCAACAGCAACCTGGCGGCGATGATCGCCGACCCGGCCGATCTGGTCCGCGGCGCCAGCGGCTCGTCGCTCACCGATCCGGCGACCGGCAGCAAGGCGATCAACGCACTGCGCGGCGCGAAGCCCAGCGGCAACGGCGGCACCGAAGTGAAGTCCGGAGGCATCAAGTGA
- the cpaB gene encoding Flp pilus assembly protein CpaB, with protein MDARKLILLVGALVVAAITAFMARSLVLGTPAPTAGAIPAAAAPQNTTEVMVATRSLPVGTILDATSVKFVAWPKELIEGAYYIKGESEPAKLQGTVVRFAIPAGQPITQGALVKPGDRGFLAAALGAGMRAVTVPVSTQSAVAGFVFPGDRVDLVLTQSVSGGGDGPPLKASETILSNLRVLATDQKTDKQSDDKGNTVVTTYSTVTVEATPKIAEKIAVAQTVGQLSLSLRSIADNQGDLEEAIANGDIDVPADGDPKKEKAMLARAAARPTEGRGGFATGADVSRFQRSTVPGRAEDREAKAAPTATTYPGAAGVKRGPTVTVARGNSVTQVELGGTN; from the coding sequence ATGGATGCACGCAAGCTCATTCTGCTCGTAGGCGCGCTCGTCGTCGCCGCGATCACCGCGTTCATGGCGCGCAGTCTCGTGCTCGGCACGCCTGCGCCCACCGCTGGAGCGATACCGGCTGCGGCTGCCCCGCAGAACACCACCGAGGTGATGGTTGCGACCCGCAGCCTGCCGGTAGGCACGATCCTCGACGCCACGTCGGTCAAGTTCGTCGCCTGGCCCAAGGAGCTGATCGAGGGCGCCTATTACATCAAGGGCGAATCCGAACCTGCCAAGCTGCAGGGCACGGTCGTCCGCTTCGCTATTCCAGCGGGCCAGCCGATCACGCAGGGCGCGCTGGTCAAGCCCGGCGATCGCGGCTTCCTGGCCGCGGCGCTCGGCGCCGGCATGCGCGCCGTCACCGTTCCGGTTTCCACGCAGAGCGCCGTTGCAGGCTTCGTGTTCCCGGGCGACCGCGTCGACCTGGTGCTGACCCAGTCGGTTTCCGGCGGTGGCGATGGTCCGCCGCTCAAGGCTTCGGAAACGATCCTGAGCAACCTGCGCGTGCTCGCCACCGACCAGAAGACCGACAAGCAGAGCGACGACAAGGGTAACACCGTCGTCACCACCTATTCGACGGTCACCGTCGAGGCGACGCCCAAGATCGCCGAGAAGATCGCCGTCGCACAGACCGTGGGCCAGCTCTCGCTGTCGCTGCGCTCGATCGCCGACAATCAGGGCGATCTCGAGGAAGCCATTGCGAACGGGGACATCGATGTCCCGGCCGATGGCGACCCGAAGAAGGAAAAGGCCATGCTGGCGCGCGCCGCCGCACGTCCGACGGAAGGCCGCGGCGGCTTCGCCACCGGTGCCGACGTGTCGCGCTTCCAGCGCAGCACCGTACCCGGCCGGGCCGAAGATCGTGAAGCGAAAGCGGCACCGACGGCAACCACCTATCCAGGTGCCGCCGGCGTCAAAAGGGGGCCGACGGTCACTGTTGCCCGGGGCAACAGCGTGACCCAGGTCGAGCTCGGGGGTACGAACTAA
- a CDS encoding type II and III secretion system protein family protein, with the protein MRSKTFLNRALGATVMAAMAMSLPAEVMAQARQKARVANLPVDAQRPTSEVLLSIGEGELVTLPANVTNVWTSNPEAADVYVANPRQIHLFGKAFGEATVFATTAGGTVVYSTNIRVAQNITSIDRMIKAAMPDSDIRVITAGQLAVITGTVASPDDSEQAQRLVLAALNPGVNTADPSAQLKIPVINRLKTATPLQVNLQVRFAEVSRSFVKDVGVNLLTRDRTGGFQFGVSSGARSNFGTIGTPSLANLPVLDASSRFGFPAGTISLPFDPAKGDFVLPGTGSTYEFTKGNQFSTLGMAGKLLGLDVLGALDLGERIGQVTTLTNPNLTALSGETSTFLAGGEIPMLVSQGLGQVSVEYKPYGVSLAFTPTVLSDGRISLRVRPEVSAITTTGAISVGSTQIPALTTRRAETTVELGSGESMVIGGLLQNTHDNSIDKTPGLGDVPVLGALFRSNGFRRNETELVIVITPYLVKPVNANQIVLPTDGYKAPDDFERIIGGDLVGNKSGGDRPKPSMAPSGSATPTVGAFAPGPASPLAPAPQPAKAAPVSSKPKKGGNAAPGFGF; encoded by the coding sequence ATGCGCAGCAAGACTTTCCTGAACCGGGCGCTCGGCGCCACGGTGATGGCGGCGATGGCGATGAGCCTCCCGGCCGAAGTGATGGCTCAGGCGCGTCAGAAGGCGCGCGTGGCGAACCTGCCGGTGGACGCCCAGCGCCCGACCAGCGAGGTCCTGCTGTCGATCGGCGAGGGCGAACTCGTCACACTGCCCGCCAACGTCACCAATGTGTGGACGTCCAACCCCGAAGCGGCCGACGTCTACGTCGCCAATCCGCGGCAGATCCATCTGTTCGGCAAGGCGTTCGGCGAAGCGACCGTGTTCGCCACCACTGCCGGCGGAACCGTGGTCTATTCGACCAACATCCGCGTCGCCCAGAACATCACCTCGATCGATCGCATGATCAAGGCGGCGATGCCCGATTCGGACATCCGCGTGATCACTGCCGGCCAGCTGGCCGTGATCACCGGCACCGTCGCGTCGCCGGACGACAGCGAGCAGGCCCAGCGGCTGGTGCTCGCGGCGCTCAACCCGGGCGTCAACACCGCGGATCCCTCCGCACAGCTCAAGATCCCGGTGATCAACCGGCTCAAGACCGCAACGCCGCTGCAGGTCAATCTGCAGGTGCGCTTCGCCGAAGTCAGCCGCAGCTTCGTCAAGGACGTGGGCGTCAACCTGCTCACCCGCGACCGGACCGGCGGCTTCCAGTTCGGCGTGTCTTCCGGCGCGCGCAGCAACTTCGGCACGATCGGCACGCCCAGCCTGGCGAACCTGCCGGTGCTCGACGCGTCGTCGCGCTTCGGGTTCCCCGCCGGCACGATCAGCCTTCCGTTCGATCCGGCCAAGGGCGACTTCGTGCTCCCGGGCACCGGCTCGACCTATGAATTCACCAAGGGCAACCAGTTCAGCACGCTCGGCATGGCCGGCAAGCTGCTCGGCCTCGACGTGCTCGGCGCGCTCGATCTCGGCGAGCGTATCGGCCAGGTGACGACCCTCACCAATCCGAACCTCACTGCGCTTTCGGGCGAAACCAGCACCTTCCTTGCCGGCGGCGAAATTCCGATGCTGGTGAGCCAGGGACTCGGCCAGGTGTCGGTCGAATACAAGCCCTATGGCGTCAGCCTGGCCTTCACGCCGACCGTGCTTTCGGACGGGCGCATCTCGCTGCGCGTGCGGCCCGAAGTATCGGCGATCACCACGACCGGCGCGATTTCGGTCGGCAGCACGCAGATTCCGGCACTGACCACGCGCCGCGCCGAAACCACGGTCGAGCTCGGCTCGGGCGAGAGCATGGTCATCGGCGGCCTGCTGCAGAACACCCACGACAATTCGATCGACAAGACGCCCGGCCTCGGCGACGTGCCGGTGCTCGGCGCGCTGTTCCGTTCGAACGGCTTCCGCCGCAACGAGACCGAGCTGGTGATCGTGATCACCCCGTATCTGGTCAAGCCGGTCAACGCGAACCAGATCGTCCTGCCGACCGATGGCTACAAGGCGCCGGACGATTTCGAGCGGATCATCGGCGGCGACCTGGTCGGCAACAAGTCCGGCGGCGATCGTCCCAAGCCGAGCATGGCGCCGTCCGGCAGCGCGACGCCCACCGTGGGCGCCTTCGCCCCCGGGCCCGCATCGCCGCTCGCTCCCGCTCCGCAGCCCGCCAAGGCCGCGCCCGTTTCGTCGAAGCCGAAAAAGGGTGGCAACGCCGCTCCCGGCTTCGGTTTCTGA